A region of Chiloscyllium plagiosum isolate BGI_BamShark_2017 unplaced genomic scaffold, ASM401019v2 scaf_10942, whole genome shotgun sequence DNA encodes the following proteins:
- the LOC122546301 gene encoding AT-rich interactive domain-containing protein 4B-like, with the protein MISAFQGKVDKEKESSDKKDKDDKSPSKSARVHRLSKSPAHPVSSDISPVLIGVGTRGCEQDNSTEGHSILNGVQGSGCSEESDDDDDDDDDDDDDDDDDGTGCEATWRKDPHQDTTMQERKEQAFQDQRNLPAAGMPLASVKLGSISDPLEWVRRGKCSEDEEEETVRLKPTGQKEPKERRATSHMKRSRRKRVGAEDWTQKGSPNCKGERSKGKESLLNITSSSSSSSDEDGERIEMKNSPTRKHNGLQEKRKPLHTTSFSSFSEMPEKRIKLLNSSELRVQNAKVKDRKDVWSSIQIQWPKKVLKELFSDSDTETTSSPPVAPEEAKADGPAKTAKEEERLPALEVETAPSLISPIRPSEEKPAEKLDKKGEMPSSGSNSVLNTPPTTPESPVSVTVTEATRPQPNTVLAQTLAPSQEEVQSIKSETDSTNEVDSVTGELQEGQSEGNVSPTGFDASISSSSSNQPEPEHKEKGKRSHGNKSQMLQRVC; encoded by the exons ATGATATCTGCATTTCAGGGCAAAGTGGATAAAGAAAAGGAAAGTAGTGATAAAAAAGATAAAGATGATAAATCTCCCAGCAAGTCTGCAAGAGTCCATCGGCTTTCAAAGTCTCCAGCTCACCCGGTATCTTCAGACATTTCACCAGTATTAATTGGAGTTGGAACAAGAGGCTGTGAGCAAGACAATTCGACAGAAGGCCATTCCATTCTCAATGGAGTACAAG GTTCTGGATGCTCTGAGGagagtgatgatgatgatgatgacgatgacgatgatgatgatgatgatgatgatgatggcacAGGATGTGAAGCCACCTGGAGAAAAGATCCACACCAGGACACAACAATGCAGGAAAGGAAGGAGCAAGCCTTTCAGGACCAGAGGaaccttcctgctgctggaatgcCTCTCGCTAGTGTCAAGTTGGGAAGTATTTCAGACCCCCTAGAATGGGTAAGAAGGGGGAAATGTTCTGAAGACGAGGAGGAGGAAACTGTGAGATTGAAACCCACAGGTCAGAAAGAACCAAAAGAGAGGAGGGCAACGTCACATATGAAGCGTTCCCGGAGGAAACGGGTTGGAGCTGAAGACTGGACACAAAAGGGGTCACCTAACTGCAAGGGTGAGAGGTCAAAAGGCAAAGAATCACTCCTCAACATcactagcagcagcagcagcagctccgATGAGGATGGTGAAAGAATTGAAATGAAAAACTCCCCCACCAGAAAACACAATGGATTACAGGAAAAGAGGAAACCGCTGCACACCACTTCGTTTTCCAGTTTCTCAGAAATGCCTGAGAAAAGGATCAAGCTTTTAAATAGTTCCGAATTAAGGGTCCAGAATGCAAAAGTGAAGGACCGGAAAGACGTATGGTCAAGTATCCAGATCCAGTGGCCAAAAAAGGTTCTAAAGGAGCTCTTCTCTGATTCTGATACTGAGACCACGTCGAGCCCACCTGTGGCACCAGAAGAGGCAAAGGCTGATGGACCAGCCAAGACTGCCAAAGAGGAGGAGAGGTTGCCAGCCTTGGAAGTCGAAACTGCACCATCACTTATCTCCCCTATCAGACCCAGCGAGGAGAAACCAGCTGAAAAGTTGGATAAGAAGGGAGAAATGCCCAGCAGTGGTAGTAACTCTGTGCTCAATACGCCACCCACCACCCCTGAGTCTCCAGTCTCAGTTACAGTGACAGAGGCCACCCGGCCACAGCCAAACACTGTGCTCGCTCAAACCTTGGCTCCAAGCCAGGAGGAAGTCCAGAGCATTAAGAGTGAAACTGACAGCACCAATGAGGTGGATAGCGTGACAGGGGAGCTGCAAGAGGGACAATCTGAAGGCAATGTTTCCCCAACAGGGTTTGATGCCAGCATTAGCTCCAGCAGCAGCAATCAACCCGAGCCAGAACATAAGGAAAAAGGTAAGCGATCACATGGAAACAAATCTCAGATGTTGCAAAGAGTTTGCTAG